From Magnolia sinica isolate HGM2019 chromosome 13, MsV1, whole genome shotgun sequence, one genomic window encodes:
- the LOC131222467 gene encoding IRK-interacting protein-like, with protein sequence MAAEIFQHGHEISRQEIQAAVAKAVELRAIHAALLQGNSPANLRHQSSPSPSILRSSNQFSAQDYPVFMPSYEEEPLPGSHHIQPDDGGLSEMWDEGELERGEYDDEANLSGRKTAILSSRRRFSSSLVGREQPHVLPVEDHKLKTGSCANHITVLQTSPDMEIQKSSRRTRSGDFYISSKNHKNSNTVVPVTDSHPSIHAHQPKNRGQILSWLFPRLKKKPKIQTSLNVVEYEDAPQFLKEWGMLSLESLKKELLEANENRDAALMEASEMRSSLGELKQKLVHLETYCDELKKALKQAVHGKDAQVPERPNLSKRGKSIDGGRDSAMPVSHEVMVEGFLQIVSEARLSVKQFCKTLINQVEETDGNLLEKLNLILQPHNLTLHSKHSKWGQYHLEGMINQALHQDFENCIFQKNGSQKVLDPHQDRQAKFSAFVALRNLSWNEVLRKGTKYYSEEFSRFCDQKMSCIISALDWSRPWPEQLLQSFFVAAKCIWLLHLLSFSFSPPLAILRVDENTSFDPVYMEDMLFERQQSQAPARVKIMVMPGFYVEDKVLRCKVLCRYKNAG encoded by the exons ATGGCTGCTGAAATCTTTCAGCACGGGCATGAAATCAGCAGGCAAGAAATCCAAGCTGCCGTCGCTAAAGCGGTTGAGCTCAGGGCTATTCATGCTGCTTTGTTGCAAGGGAATAGCCCTGCTAATCTCAGACATCAAAGCTCTCCTTCTCCATCTATTCTGCGCTCTTCTAATCAGTTCTCTGCTCAAGACTACCCTGTTTTTATGCCG AGTTATGAAGAAGAACCGTTACCTGGGTCCCATCATATTCAACCGGATGATGGAGGATTATCAGAGATGTGGGATGAGGGAGAACTAGAAAGAGGAGAATACGATGACGAAGCAAATCTCTCCGGTCGTAAAACGGCGATTCTATCTTCGAGAAGGAGGTTCTCTTCTTCACTGGTTGGCAGAGAGCAACCACATGTCCTGCCAGTGGAAGATCACAAGCTCAAAACAGGATCATGCGCGAACCATATTACAGTTCTTCAAACATCCCCTGACATGGAGATTCAGAAATCGAGTAGGAGAACAAGGTCAGGAGATTTCTACATTAGTAGCAAGAACCACAAGAATTCTAATACTGTAGTGCCGGTTACAGATTCCCATCCCTCAATCCATGCACACCAGCCAAAGAACAGAGGGCAGATTCTGTCATGGTTGTTCCCTCGGTTGAAGAAGAAGCCCAAGATTCAAACATCACTGAATGTTGTAGAATATGAAGATGCACCTCAGTTTCTTAAGGAATGGGGAATGTTGTCTCTCGAATCGTTGAAGAAAGAGCTTCTTGAGGCCAATGAGAACCGAGATGCCGCGTTGATGGAGGCGTCGGAAATGAGATCTTCACTGGGAGAACTGAAACAGAAGCTGGTTCATCTAGAGACATACTGTGATGAACTGAAGAAGGCCTTGAAGCAGGCGGTGCATGGCAAAGATGCCCAAGTTCCAGAAAGGCCTAATCTATCAAAGAGAGGGAAATCAATTGATGGTGGCAGAGACAGTGCAATGCCTGTCAGCCATGAAGTGATGGTGGAAGGCTTCTTGCAGATAGTTTCGGAAGCGAGATTATCAGTAAAACAGTTCTGCAAGACACTCATCAACCAGGTTGAAGAGACAGACGGTAATCTGTTGGAGAAATTGAATTTGATTCTCCAGCCCCACAATCTGACACTGCATTCCAAACATTCAAAATGGGGACAGTATCACTTGGAAGGTATGATAAACCAGGCTCTCCACCAGGACTTTGAGAACTGCATTTTCCAGAAGAATGGGTCACAGAAGGTTTTGGATCCCCATCAAGACCGCCAGGCGAAATTCTCGGCATTCGTTGCATTGAGAAACCTCAGCTGGAATGAGGTCTTGAGGAAGGGAACCAAATACTACAGTGAAGAATTCAGCCGGTTCTGTGATCAGAAAATGAGCTGCATCATTTCGGCGCTGGATTGGTCAAGACCATGGCCTGAGCAGCTCTTGCAGTCGTTCTTCGTCGCAGCCAAATGCATATGGCTGCTCCATCTGCTTTCATTCTCCTTCAGCCCGCCATTGGCAATCTTGAGGGTCGACGAGAACACAAGCTTCGATCCTGTCTACATGGAGGATATGCTATTCGAGAGGCAGCAGTCTCAGGCCCCAGCCCGGGTTAAGATCATGGTAATGCCGGGATTCTATGTTGAAGATAAGGTGCTGAGGTGCAAGGTTCTTTGCAGGTACAAAAATGCAGGTTAA